The DNA sequence TGTCCATGACTCTTTTCCATTacatggaaaaaaaacaaaactttaaCCATGGCCTTTTAGATTTGGTTTCCTCTAGTGTGACTGAGATAACCGCTCCTAAGGAAGTGGTTATGGTAGTACATCCCCTGTGTGATCCTACTGTTATCATTAGGAAGTTTGCATGACCTTTAGACACAaagatatgtatgtgtgtgtgtgtgtgtgtgtgtgtgtgtgtgtgtgtgtgtgtgtgtgtgtgtgtgtgtgtgcagagccggagtggctaatcgggagattcgggaggattctcgatgggccggctcatgtcagtctctagtttgggccgattgggagggaaaaataattttgggccggatttgggcatgaaactcgcgggctgaaaaagtgtcccactccggccctgtgtgtgtgtgtgtgtgtgtgtgtgtgtgtgtgtgtgtgtgtgtgtagcagacaTTAACCGGACGATGGACTCCGGGCGGGCAAAGAAGTCACACAACACACTGGGATATGGTGCTCTGCGTTGTTTATTCAGTTCAGTGTCCATGATGCTTCTCTCTGAGTGAGACACGGGGCAGAatcagcacgcgcacacacacacacacacacacacacacacacacacacacacacacacaggctctgcttctctctctctctctctcccgccagTTCAGCATTCACAATGCTACTGGCGATTTTGCCGCGAAAGCACTGGATAGCTCAGATGTGTGTCGCACTAATTGCCACCCCACATACAACAAACAAGGGGGGGAACCCCCAAAAGGAACCATATACAAAAaccttcttttttcttttttcaaagTTTGAACTTAACTTATAATTGAGGTTGTAATACAAAGCTTGGTGaagttcataaaaaaataaacattcagATATTTGAGCAAAAATGACTATTACCATGGCTACatgtgggtgcgtgcgtgtgtgtgtgtatgagagagagaggtcttAATTACATACAGTTTTACAAATGCAGTTTAGTTTTACAAATGCAGAAAGGTTAGAACACGTTTGCAGTGCAACTGCATTTCATGAAATATGATCTTTTCAATGAAAAAGACTGATTTGCCACCAAAAGAGATAAGCCTAcagaacaaacaagcaaacattaatttcaaataaatatgtgacgctgggcggcggtagacggacgagacacagaatccgttctTTAgtggcaaacgtcactttaatgTCGTATTGaagttgcgcaatagcgcacgagaaacatacaCAAGTATTCAACgggtagactttagacaacgacgagcacaggacactgcgcgagcgcacattaaatagacaaaccacattaaccccaggtgattacgagacgattcacaggtgagacagattatcacatgacatagctatcaccacgaaatatccacagacgcagacgatgcacgtagactacgtaaacacacgcccaaaagggaggggccggggtcctcaacgtgacagacgccccctccaagggcactacccgtcccggggtgccaacaggaccgagtgccccgaacccacgacgatgggcggatccgacgcgctcagtcctgcgtctgggaggtgactgcccttggcgaagcgtccctcacgaatcgcctagcacaccctccctgggaagacgggggaaaagacgttaaacacattcaacggcacattcacaaacacacaaacaggcacgctcacacacagaggaataaaTGGGAAAAGGGGATTTGACACACAGACGGGAAAACTCACAAACATTGGGACTGACAAACAGGAAACAGGCGAGAGATCCGGTGCTGCTGGTGCTGGATTGGGCAGTCCTCCCCCTGCTTTCGCTGCGTtccctccaccgggtgcagcgcggcgggcggcgGGCCGCGGCAGGCTGACGCGCCCCGTGCAGCGCGGCGGACGGACTCTCCCCTCGGCTGGCCCTCTGGGatgtccacctccatctcctccgtcTCGCTGCCACAACTCCAttccatgggctgctccgggctgccaccccgggagcagtccatgctcTCTTCTCCTGAGCGATCCGCGGATGGGGTCCatctccccttcacagtcccctcttcctcggactcctcctcctcctccccgtagtctacggtggaagCGTCGTCGAGCGAGGGGGTGTAGTccgctccctctccaccgtagtccacggtggacgcgTCGTCGAACGCCGGAGGGTAGGCGGCTTCCacctcttcctgctcctccccctcgccAGGGGAATCCCCCTCACCGAACTCCTCCTCCGGGGTTGACGCGGTAGCGCTGACGGTGCAGGCGTCTACCCTCTGAGACGAGAGGGCGTGGGGAGGAGACACGTGTCTGTCCAGCCAGCCCCTCACTGCCTCCTGGCGGAACACCACCGCCCACTCGGGGctggaggtctcccgagccaTCTTTAGCAGGGCGGCGCACTGCGGGTCTCGTTCCAGCTGTCCTGGCGTTGGTGCGGCATCGCGGTGCTGGGGTGttccctcctcctcactgcagggagggtcctccccgagctcgcccTCTGGTGACGTCCCTGTCTCGCCATAGAGCTCGGGGACGCTGACCCGTATAGGCGAGAGCTCACGGGCAGGCGAGGGACGTCTCTCCCGCCACACCCGTGCAGCCGTCTGGCGATACTCCTCTGCCAGCTCgggtatggaggtctcccgagctGCGCACAGCAGGTACGCGCACTCCGGGTCCTCCCTGAGCTGTGCCAGTGTCGGCGAAACCCTGCGGCGTGGGGAAGAAGACGAAGAGCGGGGATGCCGCTTGTtaggcttcttgcccttcttgggcTTGCTTTTGTAGCCCGGCATGATgggtgtctctggtcggctcgtcATTCTGTgacacgtagactacgtaaacacacgcccaaaagggaggggccggggtcctcaacgtgacaaaataagtaataaatattAGTTATATAAATAATCTAAACTAGTAAACTTGTGGCAAGTAAACAAATCAGTGAACAAATCAAGTAACAATGTGCAATTAGTCATTCTTTCTGTGCTTGTTGCTTTATTAATATAACATAATGTGATAATTATAGATTTGAATAATAGAATCTAAAACTAATAATAGAATAATCAGAGTTCCACCAGTGCAGGCTACAACGTTTGATATAGGCAACGTTTGATATAGGCAACAACGTTTGATAAATGGGTTTTAATAGGCGTCAATAACGTGCTCCAGATtattaatgtatatatatatatatatatatatatatatatatatatatatatatatatatatatatatatatatatattttttttttttttttttttttttactaaaacgTAACTACTTTCATTCTGGCCAATCGTTGCTTCTGGAGGTACTACTGGAGCCGTGGGAACCGCCCACGTTTTTGTGGGTGATAATAAAAGGAGACGAAGACCTTGCGCTTTCTCAAAGGGCTCAACAAAACAACATGGTAAGCAAAAGCCTCCACAGAAACGTGTGACTTTAAGCCAACATTTCTAAAGTAAAAACGTACAATTTTTTTAACGAAGTAACAGGTACATGCTGGTATCGAATTAATTAACTCGTTCGTTCATTCATTATAAATTGTGTTTTGATCGTGATCAGTTGTCTCTGGCTGCGGTGCTGCTCCTGGCCCACGGCGGTTCCCCTGAAGCGCTGCCTCCCACCTATCAACACGATGTTCGGGGGGACAGTCTCACCTGCAGCTTCTGCCCGCCCGGCACGCACATGGGCGCCTTCTGCACTGCCACCGAGGACACCGTTTGCTTACCGTGCCCAAAAGATCACTTCACGCAGTTTTGGAATTACCTGCCAAAATGTCTGTTCTGCGCAAACTTCTGTGATGAAAACGAGATCGTTAAAGAGGAATGTTCACCTGTAAGGAACAGAGTGTGCGAGTGTAAGGAGGGATATTATCGGCTTGGGGACTTCTGCGTAAAAAACACCCGCTGTCCAACTGGTTTCGGTGCCAAGCAAATAGGTATTTGTAGAATGGAAAAAAGTCTAGATTTTCGTTATATACAGACTGCATCGGTGATATACTGGTATTACATGGGTGAAATTTGTCCACAGGTACTGCACACGGGAACACGGAGTGTGAGAAGTGCGCGCCGGGTACATTTTCTGCAGAGGTCTCCGCGTACGCACAGTGCGTGAACCACACGGAGTGCGCTCGGGTGGTTCTTAAAGGCACAAACTGGCATGACAACATTTGTTCAAACTGCACAGATCTTATGCATGGAGGTATGTTGTGGTTCACAAGTTCCGTTTGCCATATAGTCTATTCCATATGCTCCacgtttttttttacctttaactGCTTATATCTAGGGGGCGCGGCCTTGCTCAGGGAAGTTCTGCCGACCTTCTTCGAACATTCAAAACAGAAGCTGAGAAAACTGAGAAGATTCGTCCGTTTGCTTGACGTTAGGCGGGCGGAAAACGTGCACCCCGCTAGACACGTGGTGCTCGCTCACGTTAACGACTGGATTAAGACTGCGCACGAGCACCAGTTGGCAAATCTACCGGAGATCCTTCGACAGTCGAACTTAGACAGCGACGCGGAGAAAATCGATAGGATGTTAAAGCAGATTCAAAAGGCTATGACGTTTTGTTAAGACACGGAGTTAGTGCTTAAAAAGGTCAATTTATGTTTGTAGGTTTTTTTACATAATTTATAGACAATATATTTTGCTGATGCTTTGCTGACATAGAATGTGATTtttatgtgtatatttattttatatccCGAGTAGCTCCATACCAAGAAGGCAATGTAGTTTCGTGTATTTCATAAGAACGAATTCATATAACTTTGCTGTTCCTGAAATAAATATGACCAGTACATACTGTTTTGTAAAGCATTTTGTGCATATAGATTGAGTAATATTTCATGTTAGATGAATGTTATCCTATAGTTCTGTAGCTGTCCTGCGCTAAAATACCTGTATGACGCCAATAAACGACAGCCCTACACGCTGCTTTCGTCACCAAGTATAGTTGCTTTTCTGGCTAGTGTCAGGAAAGCTTACAAGCTCTTTGACTCTTTTGTATTATCTAGAGCGGGGCTGCTCAAATCCTGTATATTTCCACCCAGCAGAGTTGATCACCCTAATCTAATGCACCCGATCAGTTAACCTTCAGTAGCATCTTAATATTGTGCTCTATCCTGGCCATTTCACGGGAAGTACTGAAATTATCGCTTCTATACAGGAaagacatttttttatttaagagTCCAGTTTAAATGGGATAGCTGCAGGTTTTTAAAGTGTTTCGTACCACTCTGGTGAAAACCCTTCACTACAGGTTGATTTTTGGTTCTTATAGCTAGGTTAATTCTAATTTAGGTTAATTCTAATTTTATTTAATCCTCATACCAAGTAGTTCCAAACATTCTAGACAAGTTTTCATTTGGGAGGctagtgcagtggttcccaaagtggggggcgcgccccctaggtggtgcgcggagctattgcagggggggcgcggagcttgaaagtaaaacgtgcacatgtgtcaatatggggggtgggggggcggggggggtgtagggggggcgcaaaaatattctcatctactaaaggggggcacggcagaaaaagtttgggaaccactgggctaGTGGATGCATTTTTCAAGACTTCTTATAATCTTATAGATTAACATTGTGCATTTTGAATAAACTTCTTGCTATTATATTGTTAGCTTTCACTTCTGCTCAATAATTTGATACAACACCAGACCTTCCTATTAAGAATTCTGTAACTGTAATTTTGAAACTATTCTCTATATAAAATTATTCTctaaataaaatttaattataattattattaatattatagtttatataataataataataataataatataataatgagTACCCCTCATAAGTGAAAATGTTTTGAATACAGGTAATTTTTCatgttattaaattattatcacaattattatcagaatttttttttacagtaaacaATGAAGTAATGTTATCaagtgacagacagacggacctCATGCCCCAGACAGACTGACCTCAGCCCCCAGACAGACTGACCTCAGCCCCCAGACAGACTGACCTCAGCCCCAGACGGACTGACTTCAGTCCCAGACAGACTGACCTCAGCCCCCAGACTGCGGGATCATAGTTCCCAGACAGACAGATCACAGCCCCGAGACTCATTGTAGTGATGAGTGAATGTGTATGTTGGCTAGTAGCCATATCTGTCCACCTTACATAGAGACACACTGAGTCAGACAGGTTTATGTTTCAATTCTGAAGACATTCACTGGACACTGAACACTTTTCCTTCTAACCTGCAGAACATTAACATTGCTGTCTCACAGTGgcatgcacacatagacatcagacaactctgccctttatcaacaaaagtgcccttttgaaacttcgtttttattattatttttttattattattaacattttactgagtaaaatcaagtaaaatcgtaacgtttgccctctaagcccaacgtgaaatcattttgttgtgcagtaaaatgtctcacagcaccaaactactaagcatttttagccgactggtcacctgataaactagtcgctctagcccaaatcagtgatagataatgtgaggacgaccacatacaaataattgaggtagagtttgcaaatctatgtgttaagctgaacattttatgttgtataggttttg is a window from the Brachyhypopomus gauderio isolate BG-103 chromosome 13, BGAUD_0.2, whole genome shotgun sequence genome containing:
- the LOC143473979 gene encoding tumor necrosis factor receptor superfamily member 11B-like; translated protein: MGAFCTATEDTVCLPCPKDHFTQFWNYLPKCLFCANFCDENEIVKEECSPVRNRVCECKEGYYRLGDFCVKNTRCPTGFGAKQIGTAHGNTECEKCAPGTFSAEVSAYAQCVNHTECARVVLKGTNWHDNICSNCTDLMHGGGAALLREVLPTFFEHSKQKLRKLRRFVRLLDVRRAENVHPARHVVLAHVNDWIKTAHEHQLANLPEILRQSNLDSDAEKIDRMLKQIQKAMTFC
- the LOC143474055 gene encoding uncharacterized protein LOC143474055 — translated: MTSRPETPIMPGYKSKPKKGKKPNKRHPRSSSSSPRRRVSPTLAQLREDPECAYLLCAARETSIPELAEEYRQTAARVWRERRPSPARELSPIRVSVPELYGETGTSPEGELGEDPPCSEEEGTPQHRDAAPTPGQLERDPQCAALLKMARETSSPEWAVVFRQEAVRGWLDRHVSPPHALSSQRVDACTVSATASTPEEEFGEGDSPGEGEEQEEVEAAYPPAFDDASTVDYGGEGADYTPSLDDASTVDYGEEEEESEEEGTVKGRWTPSADRSGEESMDCSRGGSPEQPMEWSCGSETEEMEVDIPEGQPRGESVRRAARGASACRGPPPAALHPVEGTQRKQGEDCPIQHQQHRISRLFPVCQSQCLEGVLGDS